The following proteins are co-located in the Pan troglodytes isolate AG18354 chromosome 5, NHGRI_mPanTro3-v2.0_pri, whole genome shotgun sequence genome:
- the LOC747977 gene encoding collagen alpha-1(I) chain produces the protein MKLTEAENTMMVTKGCRKKISSPINQISLITFFVKGKILVLPRTYTLDRKRIEATRDCRVGGGKRGGKQPQRSPRSPGFYKRIVLKSPKLAPGSPKQTDTDRQKEQTRGLSNSHPPRPLSRGSQDPPGVRESQSALRLCHLPSLPLGSGSPHWRPRHRGAPRPPRRPRAARGRAGAALRVPPPPVPLPRPAGHSRIFTRRWSRRAAAACRASRRRCSAAVRWPSAAAWPSSSPKMSPAQRDRSASCASRQPRACELTCSSERKSGAPAAPAPAASGRRSRAGSRVLWWKGMAGAGRRRGIPQSAPRRRGAPACIQHKGSPGQRRGAEGSLAAPARRGEAGRAGRTDGRTGARASGHPGGAGQDWGPSRGCLAPSGVPPPAGFRGPRGERKFQGQLWAAAAAAARGAASPAEVCRRAGKRRLLLPSLRIGEGGGSEGSAADTGREGGEAKERKGGGEKGRPGNHLRLPRPPRPAPAASGGPGASAHPAGAGAGAQSRDAHVAAPTPLGSPQVVGQSPRPPPGPGWSAVRAPGRRRRQDDRGQLRSLCSPAPLPTALRSQERPAPRGTPRAPRGPPGLSYFPSGRWPTLLGRPGGPQRERL, from the exons ATCAGTTCACCTATCAATCAGATCTCCCTCATCACATTCTTTGTCAAGGGTAAAATTCTGGTTCTCCCACGTACCTACACCCTAGACAGAAAACGCATAGAAGCAACTCGTGATTGCCGC GTAGGCGGCGGGAAGAGAGGTGGCAAGCAGCCCCAACGCTCGCCGAGATCCCCAGGGTTTTACAAACGGATCGTCCTGAAGTCTCCAAAACT CGCCCCGGGGTCTCCCaaacagacagacacagacagacagaaggaGCAGACGAGGGGACTGTCCAATTCCCACCCTCCGCGCCCACTCTCTCGAGGTAGCCAAGACCCTCCAGGAGTCCGAGAGTCACAGAGCGCTCTGCGCCTCTGCCACCTGCCCAGCCTCCCGCTGGGGTCCGGCAGTCCCCACTGGAGACCCCGACATCGCGGGGCTCCGCGGCCCCCGCGCCGACCCAGGGCCGCCAGGGGGCGGGCGGGAGCAGCTCTCCGGGTGCCTCCCCCGCCGGTTCCCCTCCCCCGGCCCGCCGGCCACTCACGGATTTTCACTCGGCGGTGGTCCAGGCGCGCAGCGGCGGCTTGCAGGGCGTCGAGGCGGCGGTGCAGCGCGGCGGTGCGGTGGCCCAGCGCGGCCGCCTGGCCCTCGAGCTCGCCGAAGATGTCGCCGGCGCAGCGCGACAGGTCGGCCAGCTGCGCCAGCAGGCAGCCCAGGGCATGCGAGCTGACCTGCTCCAGCGAGCGGAAGAGCGGCGCGCCCGCAGCCCCGGCCCCCGCCGCCTCGGGCCGGCGCAGCCGCGCGGGCTCCAGGGTCCTCTGGTGGAAGGGCATGGCGGGGGCGGGCCGGCGGCGCGGGATCCCTCAGTCCGCCCCCCGTCGGCGCGGGGCGCCAGCCTGCATCCAACACAAAGGAAGTCCCGGGCAGCGGCGGGGCGCCGAGGGAAGCCTGGCGGCCCCTGCCCGCAGGGGAGAGGCCGGGCGGGCAGGaaggacggacggacggacgggcGCGCGGGCGAGCGGGCACCCGGGCGGCGCGGGGCAGGACTGGGGTCCGAGCCGCGGCTGCCTGGCGCCCAGCGGCGTTCCTCCACCCGCAGGGTTTCGCGGGCCGCGCGGCGAGAGGAAGTTCCAGGGGCAGCTCTgggcggcggcggccgcggcggcgAGGGGAGCCGCGAGTCCCGCTGAAGTTTGCAGGCGGGCAGGAAAGCGCCGGctgctccttccctccctccggattggagagggaggaggaagcgAGGGAAGTGCCGCCGACACCGGGCGAGAGGGAGGGGAGgcgaaagaaaggaaagggggagGAGAAAAGGGCCGGCCCGGGAACCACCTGCGGCTCCCgcggccaccgcgcccagcgccCGCAGCCAGTGGCGGCCCCGGCGCCTCAGCGCACCCTGCCGGGGCGGGCGCGGGCGCACAGTCCCGGGACGCCCACGTCGCCGCCCCGACTCCCCTTGGCAGCCCCCAGGTGGTGGGGCAGAGCCCTCGCCCGCCCCCCGGGCCGGGGTGGAGCGCAGTGCGGGCGCCGGGAAGGCGGAGGCGCCAGGACGACCGCGGCCAGCTCCGCTCGCTCTGCTCACCTGCGCCCCTGCCCACGGCGCTCCGCAGTCAGGAGCGCCCCGCCCCGCGGGGAACGCCCCGGGCCCCTCGGGGTCCCCCTGGTCTCTCCTACTTCCCTTCTGGAAGGTGGCCAACACTTCTGGGCCGCCCGGGTGGACCTCAAAGAGAACGTCTTTAA